The sequence below is a genomic window from bacterium.
CTGGAAAGCCGCCTCGCCCAATATAAAATTCCCCGTCAAATCGTCTTCTTACGGGAGCTGCCCAAGACCTCCAACGGCAAGCTCCAGCGCCACCGCCTGAAAAATTTGGCTTAGGCTCCGCTTTTCGGTTTCGGACTCAGGTCGCCGCGCCGTACAATCTTCAACCAGGGTTCCGGGCAGGAGCCATCAACCCGATCATAAGGAGTACCCCATGGCTCTCTTCGAACAATTCACTCAATTGGCCGCCACCTTCCTAGGCGACAAGCAAAACCAAGACTCGCCGCTCATGAAAATGGTCGTTCAGATGTTCAGCCAAAGCTCGGGCCCCGGCGGCGGCAACGGCTTGAACAACCTGCTGCAAAATTTTCAGAAAAACGGCCTCGGCGATATCGTCTCGACCTGGATTGGCACCGGAAAGAACCAGGCCATCTCGCCCCAGCAAATCCAGCAAGGCCTCGGCCAGGAAACCTTGCAGCGGATGGCCGCCCAAACCGGCAGCACCGTCGAGAACACCAGCAACCGTTTGGCCGACCTCCTGCCCCAGATCGTCGACAAGCTGACCCCGGGCGGCGAGATTCCCGAC
It includes:
- a CDS encoding YidB family protein; the encoded protein is MALFEQFTQLAATFLGDKQNQDSPLMKMVVQMFSQSSGPGGGNGLNNLLQNFQKNGLGDIVSTWIGTGKNQAISPQQIQQGLGQETLQRMAAQTGSTVENTSNRLADLLPQIVDKLTPGGEIPDNDSLSDVLNVLRNKFGA